The following coding sequences are from one Gammaproteobacteria bacterium window:
- the cobT gene encoding nicotinate-nucleotide--dimethylbenzimidazole phosphoribosyltransferase, whose protein sequence is MTQTIDWLNVPAANHHDAARREAEARQQILTKPPGALGRLETLAIRLATLQGVSRPAVDRVHITVFAGDHGIAAEGVSAFPQAVTGEMVRNFARGGAAISVLARTLGASLEVINLGTVNDPGALDGVKSYNLGAGTANFAREPAMTEHQLACALHAGRHAAERAHLASAQLFVGGEMGIANTTAATALACALLDAAPDQLVGPGTGLNAEGVSHKAQVIRRALDFHKSHLHSPLEVLRRVGGFEIAALAGSYIACAQMGLPVLVDGFITSAAALVAVRLRPGVENWLLYSHASAEPGHRRMLSALSAQPLLDLGMRLGEGSGAAATVPLLRMACALHNEMATFAEAGVSEKSS, encoded by the coding sequence GTGACACAAACGATCGATTGGCTGAACGTACCGGCCGCTAACCACCACGACGCCGCCCGCCGCGAGGCCGAGGCCCGACAGCAGATATTGACCAAGCCGCCGGGCGCACTCGGGCGCCTGGAAACACTGGCGATTCGCTTGGCGACGCTGCAAGGCGTCAGTCGCCCGGCGGTAGACCGCGTGCATATCACCGTGTTTGCCGGCGATCACGGCATCGCCGCCGAAGGCGTATCGGCGTTTCCGCAAGCGGTCACCGGCGAAATGGTACGCAACTTCGCCCGCGGTGGCGCCGCTATTAGCGTGCTTGCCCGCACGCTCGGCGCGTCGCTTGAAGTCATTAACCTCGGCACCGTTAACGATCCGGGGGCGCTCGATGGCGTCAAGAGTTACAACCTCGGTGCCGGCACCGCCAACTTCGCGCGCGAACCGGCGATGACCGAGCATCAACTGGCGTGTGCACTGCATGCTGGCCGCCATGCCGCCGAACGTGCGCACTTAGCGTCGGCGCAGTTGTTCGTCGGCGGCGAGATGGGCATCGCCAACACAACTGCGGCGACAGCACTAGCCTGCGCGCTGCTCGACGCCGCGCCGGATCAACTCGTCGGCCCCGGCACCGGCCTTAACGCCGAAGGTGTCAGCCACAAAGCCCAAGTCATTCGGCGCGCGCTCGATTTCCACAAGAGTCACCTTCACTCGCCGCTCGAAGTCCTACGCCGCGTCGGTGGCTTCGAAATCGCCGCCCTCGCCGGCAGTTACATCGCCTGCGCGCAAATGGGCCTGCCAGTGCTGGTCGATGGATTCATCACCAGCGCCGCCGCCCTCGTCGCCGTGCGCTTGCGCCCGGGCGTCGAGAACTGGTTGCTGTACTCGCACGCGTCGGCGGAACCCGGCCACCGCCGTATGTTGTCCGCACTCAGCGCGCAACCGCTGCTCGACCTTGGCATGCGTCTCGGCGAAGGCAGCGGTGCGGCGGCGACGGTGCCGTTATTACGAATGGCGTGTGCGCTGCACAACGAGATGGCAACGTTCGCGGAAGCGGGAGTGTCGGAGAAGTCGAGCTAG
- the cobU gene encoding bifunctional adenosylcobinamide kinase/adenosylcobinamide-phosphate guanylyltransferase produces MKNLILGGVRSGKSRLAEMLALKSGLPVTYIATATVGDGEMSVRIAAHRARRPTDWGLVEEPRALAAALRAHAAPDRCLLVDCLTLWLTNWLVAADDTGFARERNAMLAAVAGLPGEIIMVSNETNLGITPLGELTRRFCDEAGYLHQDLAQSCDRVVLVVAGLPMILKGEPL; encoded by the coding sequence ATGAAGAACCTGATCCTCGGTGGTGTCCGTTCCGGCAAAAGCCGATTGGCGGAAATGTTGGCACTGAAAAGTGGTTTACCGGTGACGTATATCGCGACCGCAACCGTCGGCGACGGCGAGATGAGCGTACGTATTGCCGCGCATCGCGCCCGCCGGCCGACGGACTGGGGGCTGGTGGAAGAACCACGCGCGCTGGCAGCGGCACTCCGCGCGCATGCCGCGCCGGATCGTTGCCTGCTGGTCGACTGCCTAACACTGTGGCTCACCAATTGGCTGGTCGCCGCCGACGACACCGGCTTCGCGCGCGAACGCAACGCCATGCTCGCCGCCGTCGCCGGGTTGCCCGGCGAAATTATTATGGTGAGCAACGAAACCAATCTCGGCATCACGCCGCTCGGCGAACTGACTCGTCGCTTCTGCGACGAAGCCGGATACTTGCATCAAGATTTGGCCCAGTCCTGCGATCGCGTCGTGCTCGTCGTCGCCGGACTACCGATGATTCTCAAAGGGGAACCACTGTGA
- a CDS encoding cobyric acid synthase, with protein sequence MNAHTLMVQGTTSDAGKSTLVTGLCRWLRRRGVRVAPFKPQNMALNSAVTSDGGEIGRAQAVQAQACGLAPHTDMNPVLLKPNTDIGAQVIIHGRAIGNMDAVAYHDYKRTARQAVLESHARLTTHYERIIVEGAGSPAEINLRANDIANMGFAEAIDCPVILVADIDRGGVFAHLVGTLALLSENEQKRVAGFVINRFRGDIALLQPGLDWLEAHTGKPVFGVLPYLQGLHLEAEDALPRAATHGSADGQRLRVIVPVMPRISNHTDFDPLRLHPQVDFRFIGPRESIPPADLIVLPGSKSVRGDLAWLREQGWEAAIARHLRYGGKVIGVCGGFQMLGKAIRDPYAVEGDAGSSPGLGLLDMETTLEQEKQLRNVRGRLTLDDSAISGYEIHAGVTHGNALQRPAIKLEQRDDGAISDDGQIIGTYLHGLFESTDALNMLLAWAGLRAPQTPDYQQLREAGIDRLADAVAQHLDTTSLLKLLDLSPGETATAAIPLSPCAAHGGANVAGAGCAGATGRGARGEG encoded by the coding sequence ATGAACGCGCACACGTTGATGGTGCAAGGCACAACTTCCGATGCCGGCAAAAGCACGCTGGTCACCGGCTTGTGCCGCTGGCTGCGGCGTCGCGGTGTGCGCGTCGCACCGTTCAAGCCGCAGAACATGGCGCTGAACAGCGCCGTCACTAGCGACGGCGGCGAGATCGGCCGCGCACAAGCGGTACAGGCGCAAGCTTGCGGCCTAGCGCCGCATACCGACATGAATCCAGTGCTGCTCAAGCCCAACACCGACATCGGTGCGCAAGTGATCATCCACGGCCGTGCGATCGGCAACATGGATGCGGTGGCTTATCACGACTACAAACGTACCGCGCGCCAGGCAGTGCTTGAATCGCACGCGCGTTTAACGACGCACTACGAGCGCATCATCGTCGAAGGCGCGGGTTCGCCGGCCGAGATCAATCTGCGCGCGAACGATATCGCGAACATGGGTTTCGCCGAAGCCATCGACTGTCCGGTGATCCTGGTCGCCGACATCGATCGCGGCGGTGTGTTCGCGCACTTGGTCGGAACACTCGCCTTGCTGAGCGAGAACGAACAAAAACGCGTGGCCGGTTTCGTCATCAATCGCTTCCGCGGCGATATCGCCTTGCTGCAGCCGGGACTCGACTGGCTCGAAGCACACACCGGCAAACCGGTATTCGGCGTGTTGCCGTACCTGCAAGGACTACATCTGGAAGCGGAAGACGCGTTGCCGCGAGCGGCCACGCACGGTAGCGCCGACGGTCAGCGTCTACGCGTCATCGTTCCGGTGATGCCGCGTATCAGCAACCACACCGACTTCGATCCGCTGCGGCTGCATCCGCAAGTCGACTTTCGTTTCATCGGTCCGCGCGAATCGATTCCACCGGCCGATCTTATTGTCCTGCCCGGCTCGAAATCCGTGCGCGGCGATCTCGCGTGGCTGCGCGAACAAGGTTGGGAAGCGGCCATCGCCCGGCATTTGCGTTACGGCGGCAAAGTGATCGGCGTATGCGGTGGCTTCCAGATGCTGGGCAAAGCGATTCGCGATCCTTACGCCGTCGAAGGCGATGCCGGCAGTAGTCCGGGCCTCGGTTTACTGGATATGGAGACGACGCTGGAGCAGGAGAAGCAACTGCGAAATGTTCGCGGCCGCTTGACGCTCGACGACAGCGCCATCAGCGGATACGAAATTCATGCCGGCGTGACTCACGGCAATGCGCTGCAACGACCGGCGATTAAGCTCGAGCAGCGCGACGACGGCGCCATCAGCGACGATGGGCAAATTATCGGTACCTACTTGCACGGCCTGTTCGAATCGACCGACGCGTTGAACATGCTGCTGGCATGGGCCGGACTCCGTGCACCGCAAACGCCGGACTATCAACAATTGCGCGAGGCCGGTATCGATCGTTTGGCGGATGCGGTCGCGCAGCACCTCGATACGACATCGCTACTAAAACTCCTGGATCTGTCTCCGGGAGAAACGGCAACCGCAGCCATTCCCCTCTCCCCTTGTGCTGCGCATGGAGGCGCGAATGTCGCGGGCGCAGGATGCGCAGGAGCGACCGGGAGAGGGGCCAGGGGAGAGGGGTGA
- a CDS encoding threonine-phosphate decarboxylase has product MLPHGGRLRAAAAQYRIPLADWLDLSTGINPNGWPIPLLPSSLWARLPEDDDELEPAARAYYGTDSLLPVAGSQAAIQALPLLRARSRIGVLAPSYAEHAHAWRRAGHEVIPISAEEVATQTINSLDVLLLVQPNNPTGARFAREQLLTCHRHLAAGGGWLIVDEAFIDATPEQSLTPLCAQAGLVVLRSLGKFFGLAGARVGFVSAEAALLDKLKTQLGPWTVPAPSRWIATRALNDRSWHEQTRRQLVLSQQRLTALLQRHALTPAGGCALFQWLPTARAAELHDAFAQRGILTRLFEQPASLRFGLPGTEADWVRLDQALADISPRHLTGTGT; this is encoded by the coding sequence CTGTTGCCGCATGGCGGTCGCCTACGCGCGGCAGCGGCGCAATACCGTATCCCGCTGGCCGATTGGCTCGACCTCTCGACCGGTATCAATCCTAACGGTTGGCCGATACCGTTGTTACCGTCGTCGCTGTGGGCGCGGCTACCGGAGGATGACGACGAGCTCGAACCCGCAGCACGCGCCTACTACGGAACCGACAGCCTATTGCCTGTCGCCGGATCGCAGGCGGCGATCCAAGCATTGCCGTTACTACGAGCGCGTTCGCGTATCGGCGTACTGGCGCCGAGTTATGCCGAGCATGCGCACGCGTGGCGCCGCGCCGGTCATGAGGTAATACCGATAAGCGCTGAAGAAGTTGCCACACAGACGATTAACTCGCTCGATGTATTGCTGCTCGTCCAACCGAACAATCCTACCGGCGCGCGTTTCGCTCGTGAACAATTATTGACCTGCCATCGCCACCTCGCCGCCGGCGGCGGCTGGCTGATCGTCGATGAAGCCTTCATCGATGCAACGCCCGAGCAAAGTCTTACGCCGTTGTGCGCGCAAGCGGGTCTTGTTGTGCTGCGTTCGCTCGGTAAGTTTTTTGGCCTTGCCGGTGCGCGCGTCGGTTTTGTTAGCGCCGAAGCGGCATTGCTCGACAAACTGAAAACACAACTCGGTCCGTGGACAGTGCCGGCACCGTCGCGCTGGATAGCGACGCGCGCACTCAACGATCGCAGCTGGCACGAGCAAACCCGCCGACAACTCGTGCTTTCGCAGCAACGGCTAACCGCACTGTTGCAACGCCACGCACTGACACCGGCCGGCGGTTGCGCGCTGTTTCAATGGCTGCCGACAGCACGTGCCGCGGAACTGCACGATGCCTTTGCACAGCGCGGCATTCTCACGCGCCTGTTCGAGCAACCGGCGAGCCTGCGCTTCGGACTGCCCGGCACAGAAGCCGATTGGGTCCGACTCGACCAGGCGCTCGCCGATATTTCCCCCCGCCATTTGACCGGTACCGGTACATGA
- a CDS encoding cobalamin biosynthesis protein, which produces MLTLLAIVAALTLDLLLGEPRRFHPLIGFGRLANIVERGCYGNSKGRGVVAVLLLLLPFAAISALTQFTPIAAVLDAVILYLAIGWRSLGEHTRPVGVALRDGDLAQARERVGRVVSRDTAPMESNDVAKAAVESVLENGNDAIFGAIFWFAIVGAPGAVVFRLANTLDAMWGYRNDRYRRFGWAAARFDDVLNFIPARLTALSYAIAGQTRNALRCWRAQARSWKSPNAGPVMAAGAGSLGLALGGPAWYRGKLETRPPLGAGRAPDANDIGRALRLIHRSLLIWLAVLAGGILLVERFLR; this is translated from the coding sequence ATGCTAACGCTACTCGCCATCGTTGCCGCATTGACGCTCGACCTGCTGCTCGGCGAACCGCGGCGCTTCCATCCATTGATCGGATTCGGTCGACTGGCAAACATCGTCGAGCGCGGTTGCTACGGTAATTCCAAGGGGCGCGGTGTGGTAGCTGTGCTGTTATTGCTGCTCCCGTTCGCCGCTATTTCGGCATTGACACAATTTACGCCAATCGCCGCGGTGCTCGACGCTGTGATTTTGTATCTTGCCATCGGCTGGCGCAGCCTCGGCGAGCACACGCGGCCTGTGGGCGTCGCGCTGCGCGACGGTGACTTGGCGCAGGCACGCGAGCGCGTCGGTCGCGTGGTAAGTCGTGATACCGCGCCGATGGAATCCAACGATGTCGCTAAAGCTGCGGTTGAATCGGTGCTGGAGAATGGCAACGATGCCATCTTCGGCGCGATCTTTTGGTTTGCCATCGTCGGCGCACCGGGCGCGGTCGTTTTCCGTCTGGCGAACACGCTCGATGCGATGTGGGGTTATCGTAACGACCGTTACCGTCGGTTCGGCTGGGCGGCGGCGCGCTTCGACGATGTGCTCAACTTTATTCCGGCGCGTTTGACCGCGTTGAGCTATGCCATCGCCGGTCAAACGCGCAATGCCCTACGTTGCTGGCGCGCGCAAGCACGCTCTTGGAAGAGTCCCAATGCCGGACCGGTAATGGCCGCTGGTGCCGGCAGCTTGGGACTCGCGCTCGGCGGACCGGCGTGGTACCGCGGCAAACTTGAGACACGCCCGCCGCTCGGTGCCGGACGTGCACCCGACGCCAACGACATCGGCCGCGCACTACGTCTAATCCATCGCAGTCTGTTGATATGGCTGGCCGTGCTTGCCGGAGGAATACTGCTTGTCGAACGCTTCCTCCGCTAA
- the bluB gene encoding 5,6-dimethylbenzimidazole synthase, producing MKDPTQDFSDAERAAVYRVIAERRDMRHFRRGPIDDATLQRLLAAAHRAPSVGLMQPWRFLRITDAALRRDIHALVDAERQETAKALGERNAEFMRLKVEGILDCGVLLVAALCDKREQHVFGRRTLPEMDLASVACAIQNLWLAARAESIGMGWVSLFDPVALARLLQMPSGAKPIAVLCLGQVDAFYPAPMLELENWTRAKPLEEMLYDNTWNASE from the coding sequence ATGAAAGACCCCACACAGGATTTTAGCGACGCCGAGCGCGCCGCCGTCTATCGAGTCATCGCCGAGCGCCGCGACATGCGCCACTTTCGGCGCGGACCGATCGACGACGCCACCTTGCAACGCCTACTCGCCGCCGCCCATCGCGCACCCAGCGTCGGGCTAATGCAACCCTGGCGCTTTTTACGCATTACCGATGCGGCGTTGCGCCGCGACATTCATGCGCTGGTCGACGCCGAACGCCAAGAAACCGCAAAAGCGCTCGGCGAGCGCAACGCTGAGTTCATGCGACTCAAGGTCGAAGGCATTCTCGACTGCGGTGTGCTGTTGGTCGCCGCGTTGTGCGATAAACGCGAACAGCATGTGTTCGGCCGACGCACGTTACCGGAGATGGACTTGGCGTCGGTCGCCTGCGCCATTCAAAACTTGTGGCTCGCGGCTCGTGCCGAAAGCATCGGCATGGGCTGGGTGTCGCTGTTCGATCCGGTCGCCCTCGCCCGCTTACTACAAATGCCGAGCGGTGCCAAACCGATTGCCGTGCTTTGCCTCGGTCAAGTTGATGCGTTCTATCCGGCACCGATGTTGGAACTCGAAAACTGGACGCGCGCTAAACCACTGGAAGAAATGCTGTACGACAATACTTGGAATGCCAGCGAGTAA
- a CDS encoding tetratricopeptide repeat protein: MNRKERREQQARLKRVAPAGAPSTLQEIFAVAAEQFQRGHYAAAEEGFRRASELAPQSAAVAYNLGQVLHLRGARDESVVHYRRALALKPDQAEIWFNLGNVLREQGNAAEAIDAYRRVVGLKPSWAEALNNLGNLLVSQGKLQEALPVYTQAAHFSPADADLQHRLGVLLNLAGNADSAEQAFRRAIEINQGHAEAWGDLGRIMLLQQRHVEAVDAYRRFMTMRPDDIEAQNNLGVALDRLGRWSEAEAAFRIALSLRSDYAEAYSNLGNCLASQERMVEAETAYHKAIELNPNFAAAHNNLGLALAAKGQLEDAEAAYRQALAVDACFTEAYRNIVTGKKIKSLENDDVQRMQRLLAEGSLNDVQTMHLCFALGKAYDDCNLYDKAFACYEKANQIKRRFTLFDINHFRSHVDRIIDLFDAEFFARNVIRGSNDETPVFIVGMPRSGTTLIEQIVASHPRVFGAGELIKIGDLIHQLENPPGRAPRNYPEFVSEWSADEVRSTASEYVHRLTRDVTSPDILRVTDKMPFNFIHLGLIALLFPNAKIIHCRRHPLDTCLSNFFQYFPKGADYAYRLEETGLYFKEYERLMRHWQQVLPIQLLDIDYETVISDVEIEARRLIDYLQLPWDEACLQFYKLERSVRTLSIWQVRQPIYTQSKQRWRNYRPHLEPLIKIIGSDST; the protein is encoded by the coding sequence ATGAATAGGAAAGAGCGAAGAGAGCAGCAGGCAAGACTGAAACGGGTGGCGCCCGCCGGTGCGCCGTCGACCTTACAGGAAATATTCGCCGTTGCCGCCGAGCAATTTCAACGGGGACACTATGCCGCCGCCGAGGAAGGCTTCCGGCGGGCATCCGAATTGGCGCCGCAGAGCGCTGCCGTCGCTTACAACTTGGGGCAAGTACTGCATTTGCGCGGTGCGCGCGATGAGTCGGTCGTGCATTACCGTCGTGCGCTGGCGCTTAAACCTGATCAGGCCGAAATCTGGTTCAACCTCGGCAATGTGTTACGCGAACAGGGTAATGCTGCCGAGGCGATCGACGCCTACCGTCGTGTGGTGGGTCTCAAGCCGAGTTGGGCGGAAGCGCTCAATAATTTAGGCAACTTGCTGGTATCGCAAGGAAAGTTGCAGGAGGCCCTACCGGTCTACACGCAAGCCGCCCATTTTTCGCCGGCCGACGCCGACCTGCAGCATCGTTTGGGTGTGCTCTTGAATCTCGCCGGCAACGCGGATTCGGCCGAGCAGGCATTCCGGCGCGCTATCGAAATTAATCAGGGTCACGCCGAGGCGTGGGGCGATTTGGGTCGGATAATGCTGTTGCAGCAGCGGCATGTCGAGGCAGTCGACGCCTATCGGCGTTTTATGACGATGCGACCGGATGATATCGAAGCACAAAATAATTTGGGGGTGGCGCTCGATCGGCTAGGTCGATGGTCTGAGGCGGAGGCGGCATTTCGTATCGCTCTGTCGTTACGCAGTGATTATGCCGAGGCGTATTCGAACTTAGGCAATTGTTTGGCCAGCCAAGAGCGCATGGTGGAGGCAGAGACGGCTTATCACAAGGCGATCGAGTTAAATCCAAATTTCGCGGCGGCGCATAACAATCTAGGGTTGGCATTGGCGGCTAAGGGTCAGCTTGAGGACGCAGAGGCAGCCTATCGCCAAGCCTTAGCAGTCGATGCCTGCTTTACCGAAGCGTACCGAAATATTGTCACCGGCAAGAAAATTAAATCGCTGGAAAATGACGATGTTCAGCGAATGCAACGGCTATTGGCAGAGGGTTCGCTAAATGACGTTCAGACGATGCACCTGTGCTTTGCCTTAGGCAAGGCGTACGACGACTGCAATCTATACGACAAGGCGTTCGCTTGTTATGAGAAAGCCAATCAGATTAAGCGTCGCTTTACGTTATTCGATATCAATCACTTTCGATCGCATGTCGATCGAATCATCGATTTATTTGACGCCGAGTTTTTTGCGCGCAACGTCATTCGCGGATCGAACGACGAAACGCCGGTTTTTATCGTCGGTATGCCACGGTCCGGCACGACCCTGATCGAGCAGATTGTGGCCAGCCATCCGCGCGTGTTCGGCGCCGGCGAGTTGATCAAGATCGGTGATCTTATTCATCAACTGGAAAACCCACCGGGCAGGGCACCACGAAACTATCCCGAGTTCGTCTCGGAATGGAGTGCGGATGAAGTTAGATCGACGGCAAGCGAGTATGTGCATCGTTTAACGCGCGATGTAACGAGCCCGGACATTCTCCGCGTGACGGATAAAATGCCGTTTAATTTTATCCATCTGGGATTGATTGCTTTACTCTTTCCCAACGCAAAAATTATCCATTGTCGGCGGCATCCGTTGGATACCTGCCTATCTAATTTCTTTCAGTATTTTCCGAAAGGTGCGGATTACGCTTACCGTCTTGAAGAGACCGGGCTGTACTTCAAAGAGTACGAACGGCTGATGCGCCACTGGCAGCAGGTGTTGCCGATCCAACTATTGGATATCGACTATGAAACGGTAATTTCTGATGTGGAGATCGAAGCGAGGCGGTTGATCGACTATCTGCAACTGCCGTGGGACGAGGCGTGTTTGCAGTTTTATAAACTAGAGCGATCGGTTAGAACGCTCAGTATTTGGCAAGTGCGCCAACCTATCTATACGCAGTCGAAGCAGCGGTGGCGGAATTATCGGCCCCATCTCGAGCCGTTGATAAAAATTATCGGTAGTGACTCGACGTAA
- a CDS encoding porin, translating into MFKKTAIALAVATVAAVPLAQADTGPTLYGRLDMAWRFSDAGGDADTIADLNGSLSRFGIMGDEDLGGGTSIFYKMEFKVLADDTTVSDQQRLSYIGIKGGFGSFSAGRQWSAYYNNVGTFTDPTEVVGTAYLSTYVDRISNIFKYSNSFGPVSLEADVQSDTGGNDNTVDRYTFGGTFTAGPVAVGLGYDNIKGTTDTSPVIEDVTTTGIAGSVKIGSMVSLDLGYEIADDNSANKEKAINGRVNLTFGGGWSTMIGYGVAKDDDEDLYGTTDLKEDKVTWFQVNKEISKKTRTYFEYRSDSYTVADGATAQEDTSLYLIALSTNF; encoded by the coding sequence ATGTTTAAGAAGACAGCTATTGCGCTTGCTGTAGCAACCGTTGCTGCAGTTCCCCTTGCCCAAGCTGATACGGGCCCGACACTTTATGGTCGCTTAGATATGGCCTGGCGGTTTAGCGATGCCGGCGGCGACGCAGACACCATTGCCGACCTTAATGGTTCGCTTTCGCGCTTCGGTATCATGGGCGACGAAGATCTCGGCGGCGGCACCAGCATATTCTACAAAATGGAATTCAAAGTACTTGCCGATGACACCACGGTCAGCGATCAACAGCGCCTCAGCTATATCGGTATCAAAGGTGGCTTCGGTAGCTTCAGCGCCGGTCGTCAATGGAGCGCTTATTACAACAATGTCGGCACGTTTACCGACCCGACGGAAGTGGTTGGTACCGCGTATCTCTCCACGTACGTCGACCGTATTTCCAACATCTTCAAGTACAGCAACAGCTTTGGTCCGGTAAGCTTGGAAGCCGATGTGCAATCTGACACCGGCGGCAACGACAACACTGTTGACCGTTACACCTTCGGTGGCACTTTCACCGCAGGCCCGGTGGCGGTTGGCCTAGGCTACGACAACATTAAAGGCACCACTGATACGTCGCCTGTGATTGAAGATGTAACGACGACGGGTATCGCCGGAAGCGTCAAGATTGGCAGCATGGTTTCGCTCGACCTCGGCTACGAAATTGCGGACGACAACAGCGCAAACAAAGAGAAGGCCATCAACGGCCGCGTGAATCTGACCTTCGGTGGCGGCTGGAGCACCATGATCGGTTATGGCGTGGCTAAGGATGACGATGAAGATCTGTACGGCACGACCGACCTCAAAGAAGACAAAGTAACCTGGTTCCAAGTCAACAAAGAAATCAGCAAAAAAACCAGAACCTACTTTGAGTATCGCAGCGACAGCTACACCGTCGCTGATGGTGCCACCGCGCAAGAGGACACATCGTTGTACTTGATCGCTCTCAGCACCAACTTCTAA
- a CDS encoding formate--tetrahydrofolate ligase, translating to MPSDIEIAQKAKMKRITEIAKGLGIDEAHLEPYGHYKAKVSLEYIDTLKKKPDGKLILVTAISPTPAGEGKTTTTVGLGDALNRIGKKTVICLREPSLGPVFGMKGGAAGGGYAQIVPMEDINLHFTGDFNAIALANNLLAALIDNHIHHGNELSFDVRRIAWKRVMDMNDRALRDITCSLGGPGNGYPRQDGFDIVVASEVMAIFCLSTSLKDLKTRLGNIVVGYTRDSKPILARDLNAQGAMTALLKDAIKPNLVQTLENNPAFVHGGPFANIAHGCNSVIATQTALKLGDYVVTEAGFGADLGAEKFIDIKCRKSGLRPSAVVIVATVRALKFHGGADLKELNKENLPALEKGIANLERHVNNVRNHYGLPCVVSINHFTFDTQAEIDLLKRKMAHHEAPVVLARHWAEGGKGAEEVARAVVELVERVPADFRFVYEESLPLWDKMKTIATKIYGASDITADSKVRAQIKKLQDDGYGHYPVCVAKTQYSFSTDPQLKGAPSGHVINVREVRLAAGAEFVVMVCGDIMTMPGLPKVPSANAIDVNDEGKIVGLF from the coding sequence GTGCCATCCGATATCGAAATTGCCCAGAAAGCGAAGATGAAGCGCATTACCGAAATCGCGAAGGGGCTCGGCATTGACGAGGCGCACCTGGAGCCTTACGGCCACTACAAGGCCAAAGTGTCGCTCGAATACATCGACACACTTAAGAAGAAGCCCGACGGCAAGTTGATCCTCGTGACCGCCATTAGCCCGACACCGGCGGGCGAGGGCAAGACGACGACCACCGTCGGTTTGGGCGACGCGCTCAACCGCATCGGCAAGAAGACCGTCATTTGCTTGCGCGAGCCGAGCTTGGGCCCCGTATTCGGCATGAAGGGCGGCGCCGCCGGCGGCGGTTACGCGCAGATCGTGCCGATGGAAGACATCAATCTGCACTTCACCGGCGACTTCAACGCGATCGCGCTGGCCAACAACCTGTTGGCGGCCCTCATCGACAACCACATTCACCACGGCAACGAGCTCAGCTTCGACGTGCGCCGCATCGCCTGGAAGCGCGTGATGGACATGAACGATCGCGCGCTGCGTGACATCACCTGCTCGCTCGGTGGCCCGGGTAACGGTTATCCGCGGCAGGATGGTTTCGACATCGTCGTCGCCTCCGAAGTCATGGCGATCTTCTGCCTCTCGACCTCGCTTAAGGATCTGAAAACGCGCTTGGGCAATATCGTCGTCGGCTACACGCGCGACAGCAAGCCGATTTTGGCGCGCGATTTAAACGCACAGGGCGCGATGACGGCGTTGTTGAAGGACGCCATCAAGCCGAACCTGGTACAGACACTGGAAAACAATCCGGCGTTCGTACACGGCGGTCCGTTCGCCAATATCGCTCATGGTTGCAACTCGGTCATCGCCACCCAGACCGCACTCAAGCTCGGTGACTATGTCGTGACCGAAGCCGGTTTCGGCGCTGACCTCGGTGCCGAGAAGTTCATCGACATCAAGTGCCGCAAGAGCGGTCTGCGGCCGTCGGCGGTGGTTATCGTTGCCACGGTCCGTGCGCTCAAGTTCCATGGCGGCGCCGATTTGAAGGAGCTCAACAAGGAAAACCTGCCGGCTCTGGAAAAGGGTATCGCTAACCTCGAGCGCCATGTGAACAACGTGCGCAACCACTACGGCTTACCGTGCGTGGTGTCGATCAACCACTTCACGTTCGATACGCAAGCCGAAATCGACCTGCTGAAGCGCAAGATGGCGCATCACGAAGCGCCGGTGGTGCTGGCGCGGCATTGGGCGGAAGGCGGCAAGGGCGCGGAAGAAGTGGCGCGTGCCGTGGTCGAGTTGGTCGAGCGTGTACCAGCGGATTTTCGTTTCGTTTACGAAGAGAGCTTACCGCTATGGGACAAGATGAAAACCATCGCCACCAAAATCTACGGTGCGAGTGATATCACTGCCGATAGCAAGGTGCGTGCGCAGATCAAAAAGTTGCAGGACGACGGTTACGGCCACTATCCGGTTTGCGTCGCCAAGACCCAGTACTCGTTCTCGACCGATCCGCAGCTTAAGGGCGCACCCTCTGGCCACGTGATCAACGTGCGTGAGGTTCGGCTCGCAGCGGGTGCCGAGTTCGTCGTCATGGTCTGC